In the genome of Candidatus Reidiella endopervernicosa, one region contains:
- a CDS encoding efflux RND transporter periplasmic adaptor subunit → MATRGSKLLPIILLILLSGAAVYLLLMTKPKKEAGLRERPVAHLQVAAARSERLQPVEHLTGRLQPKRRSQLRFEVAGRIAKRLVEPGERVAAAATLLQLEQGDYADAVAEKRAQLVLEKGGVERDSELLTLAQKNRKLQEGEVARQERLGRESLTSRSRLDEARQRLQQLLSDEARLQHGVATGEARIDLAQAALNRAERNLRRTRLLAPFDAIVNSIAVEEGDYVSSNQQSVELIDASALDLYVELVGSVAAAVERGDRVEVVVDGAKRSGELVALQLDPDAKTHTHPVRIRISAAGLLPGMLAEAQLLLPPVDDAVVVPVSALLREAGETHLFTVDGDRVERRAVTTGVRIGDLQQIISGLAANEMVVISDAAALSDGQQIKGEVAQF, encoded by the coding sequence GTGGCGACCAGAGGCTCCAAACTACTGCCGATAATTTTGCTGATTCTGCTCTCCGGTGCGGCGGTCTATCTACTACTGATGACCAAGCCCAAAAAGGAGGCGGGACTGCGCGAGCGCCCGGTTGCCCACCTGCAGGTGGCGGCGGCGCGAAGTGAGCGTCTACAACCGGTTGAGCACCTCACTGGCAGGCTACAACCGAAGCGTCGCAGTCAGCTGCGCTTTGAGGTGGCGGGGCGTATCGCCAAACGCCTGGTGGAACCGGGTGAGCGCGTTGCAGCTGCTGCAACGCTGCTGCAACTTGAGCAGGGGGACTACGCCGATGCGGTAGCGGAGAAGCGTGCCCAGCTGGTGCTCGAAAAGGGCGGTGTTGAGCGTGATAGTGAACTGCTTACGCTGGCGCAGAAGAATCGCAAGCTGCAGGAGGGCGAGGTGGCACGTCAGGAGCGTCTCGGCCGTGAATCACTCACCTCCCGCTCACGCCTCGATGAAGCACGTCAACGCCTTCAACAACTGCTCTCGGATGAGGCAAGGCTGCAACACGGTGTTGCAACGGGTGAGGCGCGTATTGATCTGGCACAGGCAGCGCTCAACCGTGCCGAGCGCAATCTGCGTCGTACCCGTCTGCTTGCCCCCTTCGATGCCATCGTCAATTCGATTGCGGTTGAGGAGGGGGATTATGTCTCTAGCAATCAACAGAGCGTTGAGTTGATCGACGCCTCGGCACTCGATCTCTATGTCGAGCTGGTCGGTAGTGTGGCGGCGGCGGTCGAGCGAGGTGATCGGGTTGAGGTGGTGGTTGACGGTGCGAAACGTTCAGGTGAACTGGTAGCGCTGCAGCTCGATCCCGATGCCAAGACTCACACTCACCCCGTGCGCATTCGGATCAGCGCTGCTGGACTGTTACCCGGCATGCTCGCTGAGGCGCAGCTGCTGTTGCCTCCGGTTGATGATGCCGTCGTGGTACCGGTCTCGGCGCTGCTGCGTGAGGCGGGTGAGACACATCTGTTCACCGTCGACGGCGACCGTGTCGAACGACGCGCGGTAACCACCGGGGTACGCATCGGTGATCTTCAGCAGATCATCAGCGGACTGGCGGCAAACGAGATGGTAGTAATCAGTGATGCCGCCGCGCTGAGTGATGGCCAACAGATCAAGGGTGAGGTGGCGCAGTTTTAA
- a CDS encoding efflux RND transporter permease subunit: MFLIRFSINNPLITNLMLALVLIAGVLAWYAMPQEMFPSIELDKASIRTVFEGASPEEVERQISIPIEEEFDAMADIDVITSSSNEGISTITIELKSGSDVDEFMREAQSALDQVTDLPEEAEEPELTRLKARFPVISATLYGDIDAGHLNELAEQVQRRLQQLPGVASAGMAGDRSWELWVVVDPQRLAARGVALAQVTRALRENLRDLPGGSLKAREGDILLRGKGVAPEPEAIRRVVISSNAQGGQLRLGELAEVEMRLEEARTLGRFNGKPSINLTVTKSAEASTIIVAERVRELVEELRMELPPGVEIGLFSDLSVYVKNRLDTVKSSGLIGLALVLLSLYLVLNFRVALITAMGIPVSFLVAVILLQQFGYTINMISLFAFLIALGMIVDDAIIVTENIYRHMEAGMAPRKAAELGAKEVFWPVLASITTTVAAFLPMFAITGTMGAFIAVIPVVVTAALFGSLWEAFGVLPSHANEILRVQHAKKKRIDWSHWLHRYTELVRWSANNRYLVTTATVGILVVVMVFAATRLPFKLFGHVDVGQFFINVETPNTYSLDESSLLAKKMEQALFDELDDDELNTLLTNVGVSFIDFNRIRFGSQYIQLIVDLDKQAPKGFIERYVTPIVSLKFSWEGTRERETEVVIDALRERMQTIAGIKRLSILRTQGGPAGADIEIGVTGPDVDQLRRHAETVTDYLRRLPGTRDVQQDLEVGKLEYRYALNERGRELGLTQQQLSESVRTGFLGLEALHVTRGDKRIPVRVIYPDELRHSGTLERLPVTLSSGRTVYLGEVADIEPGRSLNTINRRDMRRLATITAEVNDAVSTPLEVTELFNREFKHFAEQYPGYELLFMGEKREAGESIASMLRALVISLAIIFFILAALFRSLLDPLVVMFAIPFGAIGVIFGHALLGHTLQFLSMVGFLALSGIVVNDSLILVDFAKRLRREGWERIDAVVEAGRVRVRPIMLTSITTFLGVSPLIFFATGQTAFLSPMAVSLGIGLLFATVLILIVIPCFFIIADDLRQWAVPRMRHLFGLRDRAVDEAMPMCVLPDEEELQMKHDELR; the protein is encoded by the coding sequence ATGTTTCTGATTCGCTTCTCAATCAACAATCCACTCATCACCAACCTGATGTTGGCACTGGTGCTTATCGCCGGGGTGCTTGCCTGGTATGCGATGCCGCAGGAGATGTTCCCCTCGATCGAACTCGACAAGGCGAGCATTCGCACCGTCTTTGAAGGCGCCTCACCCGAGGAGGTAGAGCGGCAGATCTCGATCCCGATCGAGGAGGAGTTCGACGCGATGGCCGATATCGATGTGATCACCTCGAGCAGTAATGAGGGGATCTCCACCATCACCATCGAACTCAAATCGGGCAGCGATGTTGATGAGTTTATGCGCGAGGCGCAGAGCGCACTCGATCAGGTGACCGATCTACCCGAGGAGGCGGAGGAGCCAGAGCTGACGCGTCTCAAGGCGCGCTTCCCGGTGATCAGTGCCACCCTCTATGGCGATATCGACGCTGGCCATCTCAACGAGCTGGCCGAACAGGTGCAGAGACGCCTGCAGCAGCTGCCGGGGGTGGCGAGTGCTGGTATGGCGGGTGATCGTAGCTGGGAGCTGTGGGTGGTGGTCGATCCGCAGCGTCTCGCAGCGCGGGGTGTCGCGCTGGCACAGGTTACCCGTGCACTGCGTGAGAACCTGCGTGATCTACCTGGAGGATCACTCAAGGCACGTGAGGGCGATATCCTGCTACGCGGAAAGGGGGTGGCGCCCGAGCCGGAGGCGATACGCCGGGTGGTGATCAGCAGTAATGCACAGGGGGGGCAGCTGCGTCTCGGTGAATTGGCTGAGGTGGAGATGCGGCTGGAGGAGGCGCGCACCCTGGGGCGCTTTAACGGCAAACCGTCGATCAACCTGACCGTGACCAAGAGCGCCGAGGCCTCCACCATCATTGTCGCCGAACGGGTTCGGGAGCTGGTCGAAGAGTTGCGCATGGAGCTGCCGCCGGGGGTAGAGATCGGGCTCTTCAGCGACCTCTCGGTCTATGTGAAAAACCGTCTCGATACGGTCAAATCCTCAGGGCTGATCGGTTTGGCGCTGGTACTGCTCTCGCTCTACCTCGTTCTCAACTTCCGAGTCGCGTTGATTACCGCGATGGGTATTCCCGTCTCCTTTCTGGTGGCGGTGATTCTGCTGCAACAGTTTGGTTACACCATCAATATGATCTCGCTGTTCGCCTTTCTAATCGCGCTAGGAATGATCGTCGATGATGCGATCATCGTTACCGAGAATATCTACCGTCATATGGAGGCGGGTATGGCACCACGTAAGGCGGCTGAGCTTGGCGCCAAAGAGGTGTTCTGGCCGGTGCTCGCCTCGATCACCACCACGGTGGCCGCCTTCCTGCCGATGTTTGCCATCACCGGCACCATGGGTGCCTTCATCGCCGTGATTCCGGTGGTGGTAACGGCCGCGCTGTTCGGTTCGCTGTGGGAGGCGTTTGGCGTGCTGCCTTCACACGCCAATGAGATCCTGCGGGTGCAACACGCCAAAAAGAAACGTATCGACTGGTCACACTGGCTGCATCGCTACACTGAGCTGGTGCGCTGGTCGGCCAATAACCGTTATCTGGTTACCACCGCGACCGTTGGCATCCTGGTGGTGGTTATGGTCTTCGCCGCTACCCGGCTACCGTTCAAACTCTTTGGGCATGTCGATGTCGGTCAGTTCTTTATCAACGTTGAGACGCCCAATACCTACAGCCTTGATGAGAGTTCGTTGCTGGCGAAGAAAATGGAGCAGGCGTTGTTCGATGAGCTGGACGATGATGAGCTCAATACCCTGCTGACCAATGTCGGTGTCTCCTTTATCGACTTCAATCGCATCCGCTTTGGTAGCCAATATATTCAGCTGATCGTTGATCTGGATAAACAGGCACCGAAGGGATTTATCGAGCGATATGTGACGCCGATAGTGAGCCTTAAATTCAGCTGGGAAGGAACGCGCGAACGTGAAACTGAGGTGGTGATCGATGCGCTGCGAGAACGCATGCAGACGATCGCTGGCATTAAACGGCTCTCGATCCTGCGTACCCAGGGTGGCCCGGCGGGGGCCGATATCGAGATCGGGGTGACCGGTCCCGATGTCGATCAGCTGCGCCGCCATGCCGAAACAGTCACCGACTACCTGCGTCGTCTACCCGGCACGCGCGATGTGCAGCAGGATCTGGAGGTGGGCAAGCTTGAGTATCGCTACGCGCTTAACGAGCGTGGTCGTGAGTTGGGGCTGACCCAGCAGCAGTTGAGCGAGTCGGTGCGTACGGGTTTCCTCGGTCTGGAGGCGCTGCATGTCACACGCGGTGATAAGCGCATTCCGGTGCGGGTGATCTACCCCGATGAACTACGTCACAGCGGTACGCTGGAGCGTTTGCCGGTAACGCTGAGTAGCGGTCGTACTGTCTATCTCGGTGAGGTGGCCGATATCGAACCGGGGCGTAGTCTCAACACCATCAACCGGCGTGATATGCGCCGTCTGGCGACCATCACCGCCGAGGTCAACGATGCGGTCTCGACACCGCTCGAGGTGACCGAACTCTTCAATAGAGAGTTCAAGCACTTTGCGGAGCAGTACCCCGGTTATGAGCTGCTCTTCATGGGTGAGAAGCGTGAGGCGGGTGAGTCGATCGCCTCGATGTTGCGGGCGCTGGTGATCTCGTTGGCGATTATCTTTTTTATTCTGGCGGCACTGTTTCGCTCGCTACTCGATCCGCTGGTGGTGATGTTCGCCATCCCCTTCGGCGCGATCGGTGTGATTTTCGGTCATGCACTGCTTGGCCACACGCTGCAGTTTCTCTCCATGGTCGGTTTTCTCGCCCTCTCCGGTATCGTGGTTAACGATTCGTTGATCCTGGTCGATTTTGCCAAGCGGCTACGGCGTGAGGGGTGGGAGCGGATCGATGCGGTGGTTGAGGCGGGAAGAGTTCGGGTACGTCCGATTATGCTCACCAGTATCACCACCTTCCTCGGTGTCTCGCCGCTGATCTTCTTTGCCACCGGACAGACGGCATTTCTTTCGCCGATGGCGGTGAGTCTTGGTATCGGTCTGCTATTTGCGACGGTACTGATTTTGATTGTTATTCCCTGCTTCTTCATTATTGCCGACGATCTACGTCAGTGGGCGGTACCGCGTATGCGCCATCTCTTTGGTCTGCGTGATCGTGCTGTCGATGAGGCCATGCCGATGTGTGTGCTGCCGGATGAAGAAGAACTACAAATGAAACATGATGAGTTGAGGTAA
- a CDS encoding aminoglycoside phosphotransferase family protein — protein MGERLAQLQSWLTKEAGLPEFEIEPASGDASFRRYFRLSFEGETRIAMDAPPERENSRPFIEVGEQLFELGLNVPEILHHDLEQGFMLLGDLGNRQYLDELNEQTVDRYYGDALGALLTIQACGPDGESLPHYDRELLLAEMNLFRDWYLTRHLEHQLSESEQAVLDQSFELLAESALEQPQVTVHRDYHSRNLMVTEVHNPGILDFQDAVYGPVTYDLVSLLRDCYIEWPRERVEGWVRGYHDLALDSGILREPCESRFMRWFDLMGVQRHLKAAGIFARLNHRDGRPGYLKDIPRTVGYIYEVSGRDSELAPLHTLLESLVMEQLTK, from the coding sequence ATGGGTGAACGACTGGCGCAGTTGCAGAGCTGGCTAACTAAAGAGGCAGGCCTGCCCGAGTTTGAGATTGAACCGGCATCGGGCGATGCCAGCTTCCGTCGTTACTTTCGGCTCAGCTTCGAGGGCGAGACACGGATCGCTATGGATGCGCCGCCGGAGAGGGAGAATAGTCGTCCCTTTATCGAGGTGGGTGAGCAGCTTTTTGAGCTGGGACTGAATGTACCGGAGATCCTGCATCATGATCTCGAGCAGGGTTTTATGCTGCTCGGTGATCTTGGTAACCGACAATATCTTGATGAGCTCAATGAGCAGACGGTTGATCGTTATTATGGTGATGCGCTCGGCGCGTTACTGACGATCCAGGCCTGCGGACCCGATGGTGAGTCGTTGCCTCACTACGATCGAGAGCTGCTACTGGCTGAGATGAATCTGTTTCGTGACTGGTACCTGACACGCCATCTTGAACATCAGCTGAGTGAGTCTGAGCAGGCGGTGCTCGATCAGAGCTTCGAGCTGCTGGCCGAGTCGGCGCTGGAACAGCCGCAGGTGACGGTGCACCGCGACTACCACTCGCGCAACCTGATGGTCACCGAGGTGCACAACCCCGGTATTCTCGATTTTCAGGATGCGGTCTACGGCCCGGTCACCTACGATCTCGTCTCGCTGCTGCGCGACTGTTATATCGAGTGGCCACGCGAGCGGGTCGAGGGGTGGGTGCGCGGCTATCACGATCTCGCGCTCGACTCGGGCATTCTGCGTGAACCGTGCGAGTCGCGCTTCATGCGCTGGTTCGATCTGATGGGCGTGCAACGCCATCTCAAGGCGGCGGGTATCTTCGCGCGTCTCAATCACCGTGATGGAAGGCCGGGTTATCTGAAGGATATTCCGCGTACCGTTGGTTATATCTACGAGGTGAGTGGTCGAGATAGCGAACTGGCACCGCTGCATACGCTGCTGGAGTCGCTGGTCATGGAGCAGCTGACCAAGTAG
- a CDS encoding PAS domain-containing protein, translating to MLLRSQHVSKTGSWDWNIVEDTLYWSDETYNIFELAKGEFAANYQAFLDLVYPDDRERVDKAVRSDRAA from the coding sequence GTGTTGCTGCGTTCACAACATGTCTCCAAGACCGGAAGCTGGGACTGGAATATTGTCGAGGACACACTCTACTGGTCCGATGAGACCTATAACATCTTCGAACTGGCCAAGGGTGAGTTTGCAGCCAACTATCAGGCCTTTCTCGATCTTGTCTATCCAGATGATCGTGAGCGAGTCGATAAGGCGGTACGCAGCGATCGAGCAGCGTAG
- a CDS encoding PAS domain-containing protein, with protein sequence MIVSESIRRYAAIEQRSSYSLDHRVLLKDGSLKVVYEHAEISFDAEGNPIRMLGTVQDVTEQRRVQSGLERFRAALDSSADSIFSSIAMRCDLSISIRRHSIRSATHTMNCCSSVRMT encoded by the coding sequence ATGATCGTGAGCGAGTCGATAAGGCGGTACGCAGCGATCGAGCAGCGTAGCTCCTACAGCCTTGATCATCGGGTACTACTCAAAGATGGTTCGCTGAAGGTGGTATATGAGCATGCCGAGATCAGTTTCGACGCTGAGGGTAATCCGATTCGTATGTTGGGCACGGTACAAGATGTTACCGAGCAGCGACGGGTTCAGTCTGGCCTGGAGCGTTTTCGTGCGGCACTCGATAGTTCGGCTGACTCGATTTTCTCATCGATAGCGATGCGATGCGATTTGTCGATTTCAATCAGGCGGCACTCGATTCGCTCGGCTACACACACGATGAACTGCTGCAGCTCGGTCCGCATGACCTAA
- a CDS encoding PAS domain-containing protein — protein MHAVDGSLIDVNQMVVDNYGYTREELLKLEVEDFSADGYTNAQAGEYMMKALNGVPQDFEWLVRRKDGSTFDAEVVCDALKMSHLKVPRLLRWCAISQCRNVMRWRLPRVVIT, from the coding sequence TTGCATGCAGTCGATGGCTCTCTGATCGATGTGAATCAGATGGTGGTCGATAACTACGGCTATACGCGAGAGGAGCTGCTGAAACTCGAGGTCGAGGATTTCTCGGCCGATGGCTATACCAATGCGCAGGCCGGTGAGTATATGATGAAGGCGCTCAACGGTGTGCCACAGGATTTCGAGTGGCTGGTGAGACGCAAGGATGGTTCGACCTTCGATGCGGAGGTGGTCTGCGACGCCTTGAAGATGAGTCATCTCAAGGTGCCTCGATTATTGCGGTGGTGCGCGATATCACAATGCAGAAACGTCATGAGGTGGAGATTACCCAGAGTCGTGATCACATGA